One genomic region from bacterium encodes:
- a CDS encoding PKD domain-containing protein, with product MKRGVIFALGLFLLILHVACNNDSVTGPTLLPPTIASITPNRVSRGERVVGTIVGTNFNGASQVFLGNEVTVEGFAVLNPTTIEVRFTVNTNASSGSRPVQVTTSVGTGTAGNLLQVINNRSPITRFTVFPDQGATNTIYTFDGTISTDPDGQIVSYQWDFGDGKTGIGAVATHKFKSTGTFEVTMKIVDNDDATGTATQPLTVFGGTGPTAKFVIQPKTGDVNTTYTFSAANSSDSDGSIVRYSWDFGNGDTATGETTTVHFGKAGIFGVTLVVTDNDGLQSSERKDVIVGAFDQAKATEEIRAVVREFFRRYSQLDKLTAEQIVINWSDSPGCNGKAHEINIIEGQQQVIVKTQATPGFIEVSFTTTAKAHAIAPADFAWTEIDGNSYTGFATHDFQMIFESGKWQVCNFVLI from the coding sequence ATGAAACGCGGCGTGATTTTTGCGCTTGGCCTCTTCTTGCTCATTCTACACGTGGCATGCAACAACGATTCCGTAACCGGTCCGACTCTATTACCACCCACGATAGCTTCCATCACACCCAACCGCGTAAGTCGGGGGGAGCGAGTGGTTGGGACGATTGTAGGCACAAATTTCAACGGAGCGAGTCAGGTCTTTTTAGGAAACGAAGTCACTGTTGAAGGTTTCGCAGTCCTCAATCCAACAACTATAGAAGTACGATTCACGGTGAATACAAATGCAAGTTCCGGAAGCCGGCCGGTTCAAGTTACTACATCTGTTGGAACTGGAACCGCTGGGAATCTTTTGCAAGTGATCAATAACAGATCTCCGATTACTCGATTCACAGTCTTTCCGGATCAGGGAGCGACGAATACGATTTACACGTTCGATGGCACGATTTCAACCGATCCGGATGGTCAGATTGTCAGTTATCAATGGGATTTTGGAGATGGAAAGACGGGGATCGGAGCCGTTGCAACCCACAAATTCAAGAGCACCGGTACTTTTGAAGTTACAATGAAGATCGTCGACAATGATGATGCAACCGGCACCGCGACTCAACCTCTGACGGTATTTGGCGGAACCGGACCCACAGCCAAGTTTGTCATTCAGCCAAAGACAGGTGATGTCAACACAACTTACACTTTCAGTGCCGCCAACAGTTCGGATTCTGACGGTTCGATCGTTCGATACTCCTGGGATTTTGGCAATGGAGATACGGCAACAGGGGAAACAACAACCGTGCATTTTGGAAAGGCTGGGATTTTTGGTGTCACACTTGTCGTAACCGACAATGATGGATTACAAAGCTCCGAGCGGAAGGATGTAATCGTCGGAGCATTTGACCAGGCCAAAGCTACAGAAGAGATTCGCGCAGTGGTCAGAGAATTCTTTCGGCGCTATTCGCAATTGGACAAGCTAACAGCAGAACAAATTGTGATTAATTGGAGTGATTCCCCGGGTTGCAATGGAAAAGCTCACGAGATTAACATCATCGAAGGACAACAGCAGGTTATTGTTAAAACGCAGGCCACCCCGGGCTTCATTGAGGTTTCATTTACTACAACAGCAAAAGCGCATGCTATTGCTCCTGCCGATTTTGCCTGGACAGAAATCGACGGCAACTCCTATACGGGTTTCGCCACGCACGATTTTCAAATGATTTTCGAATCTGGTAAGTGGCAGGTTTGCAATTTTGTATTGATCTAG